The Rhizobium sp. WSM4643 genome window below encodes:
- a CDS encoding YbaK/EbsC family protein, translated as MSLESVRAFLGAHAPDLEIIETPGSSSTVALAAEAHGVEPAQIAKTICLRVGEQMMLVVAGGTARLDNRKFKDTFGAKGRMLGAEEVVAITSHPVGGVCPFGLPSPLPIYCDISLKRFDEVVPAAGSTNSAVRIETGRLAELTGASWVDVCQ; from the coding sequence ATGAGCCTTGAATCCGTCCGCGCCTTCCTCGGCGCCCATGCACCCGATCTCGAAATCATCGAAACGCCCGGAAGCTCCTCGACGGTGGCGCTTGCCGCCGAAGCCCACGGCGTCGAACCCGCGCAGATCGCCAAGACGATTTGCCTACGCGTCGGCGAGCAGATGATGCTGGTCGTAGCCGGCGGCACGGCAAGGCTCGACAATCGCAAGTTCAAGGACACCTTTGGCGCCAAGGGGCGCATGCTCGGCGCCGAAGAGGTCGTGGCGATCACCAGCCATCCGGTCGGCGGCGTCTGCCCCTTCGGCCTGCCTTCGCCGCTGCCCATCTATTGCGACATCTCGCTGAAACGCTTCGATGAAGTCGTGCCGGCGGCCGGCTCGACGAACTCGGCCGTGCGGATCGAAACTGGGCGGTTGGCCGAGCTGACCGGCGCCAGTTGGGTCGACGTCTGCCAGTAA